The following proteins are encoded in a genomic region of Cryptococcus gattii WM276 chromosome I, complete sequence:
- a CDS encoding uncharacterized protein (Similar to TIGR gene model, INSD accession AAW42758.1) produces MIDSSPHLTWTNVFIGFLFVIFDSVLSIVLGLGIASSLLVAAVRCIIQLSIMGLVLGKVFASNNIWGVAGIAVLLNVLAAIEATYNKAKRRFSNMFPLILLAMMSGTVPVSILGTNFAMAQHPFWKPDQFIPIIGMILGNAISAVGLAVNNVHKEFAENKDRIETYLAMGASRFEACQPVAVEALKMALLPTVNQLSVIGLVSLPGMMTGAIVGGKSVEQAARLQMIIMFMISASSALCTLLALFFCLTTLVDSRARLRPDKMYSKAPLLYRWRDAAGERIWNGLKKVMFWRRKERGTEEERRGLLDGQSR; encoded by the exons ATGATAGACTCATCGCCTCACCTAACATGGACAAACGTCTTCATCGGCTTTCTCTTTGTCATATTCGATTCGGTTCTCTCCATCGTCCTCGGCCTGGGCATCGCCAGCTCCCTTTTAGTCGCTGCTGTGAGATGTATAATTCAGCTCTCTATTATGGGGCTGGTGTTGGGCAAGGTGTTTGCAAGTAATAATATCTGGGGAGTCGCTGGTATTGCTG TTCTACTCAATGTCCTGGCGGCTATCGAGGCCACGTATAACAAGGCTAAAAGGCGGTTTTCGAACATG TTCCCACTCATCCTTCTGGCTATGATGAGCGGTACAGTTCCAGTCTCTATCCTTGGTACTAATTTTGCCATGGCCCAACACCCATTCTGGAAACCAGATCAATTCA TCCCCATCATTGGTATGATCCTCGGTAATGCCATTTCCGCTGTTGGCCTTGCCGTGAACAATGTCCACAAGGAGTTTGCAGAGAATAAGGACCGAATTGAGACCTACCTAGCGATGGGCGCGAGCAGATTTGAAGCCTGCCAGCCGGTGGCTGTGGAAGCTCTCAAGATGGCACTGTTACCCACAGTGAACCAGCTCAG TGTTATTGGACTGGTGAGCTTGCCTGGTATGATGACTGGTGCAATCGTTGGTGGGAAATCGGTCGAACAGGCTGCGAGGTTGCAGA TGATCATCATGTTCA TGATTTCCGCGTCCTCGGCTCTTTGCACACTTCTTGCGCTCTTTTTCTGCCTCACCACTCTCGTGGACTCTCGTGCCCGCCTGCGCCCTGATAAAATGTACTCAAAGGCCCCACTGTTATACAGATGGAGAGATGCAGCTGGGGAGAGGATTTGGAACGGGTTGAAGAAGGTTATGTTTTGGCGTCGCAAAGAGAGAGGGacagaggaggagaggaggggCCTGTTGGACGGACAGTCTCGTTGA
- a CDS encoding uncharacterized protein (Similar to TIGR gene model, INSD accession AAW43133.1) gives MPFHAVSIPAATSPSLAPVRHPLSINVPERSYSHTTSTDAYTPITPTNENGHIGITRRRHSISSPKSRAASLDYPPRPAKRNSNVWDWRMNGWTKNGEASSYIEPDVTEEEATPVAHPIDLTPPHPPASSSLHPLPKDPNNILPLSVASSPFVSPSISRVPSPHPLPRVDSNAEQIRTVSTAVHPAASSAPGSSSSPRTSVSTSSSRVWPTGRSASRSSAEDDDRGLYGAAAGPSYHPRSWFLRAAGSVSPKISAPIAPRIIRLSSGRLTGTRRWGWIFEWFGMQSGPYGPEVPKRGGLSKRSDRERERLMGQGVRRRGDKKVLGSKWLARITAFIPTEPWSIPNTKLTLSPLTPDHPIWPYKPHTSPLWTADMPQADLDAALEPVSMLIGVFTTDAGVERRHMIRQSYASHWRSRREGTEGVRIKFVMGKPRKRYEKAIQLEMEAFNDILLLDMDENMNSGKTYAFFSWAAENASVPDWEYPSHPRSDSDDFNSDARHGIEAAQGGKLHAPVWRGEKKPQYVVKADEDSFIMLGELERRLRVVPRMRTYWGYLVKNQFMAGECYALSFDLVEYIAASPVLKTLTRGKEDKLVAKWIGMHPQREEIVWSTDRCWIYDHPKAGTVYSHGFLYPSIVEQVRVENRTGLSPLVLAQRGGPGAADAYSTVSKFGTAYRPLSNDMSAAEQVEALVEGSPLSRLREYETSSSNHIVQQASFSSTESIRQKINRLYSSRPTRLERFMGDEEERGGTVVVHFIKKSEWFVETMIAMLGTAEEQSVWHRGIGTGLGALERRKGRVPVLGNELEGFRAEDRVKLEKEDSL, from the exons ATGCCTTTCCACGCCGTCTCCATCCCCGCCGCGACGAGCCCGTCCCTGGCCCCCGTGCGGCATCCCCTCTCGATCAACGTCCCAGAACGCTCCTACTCCCacaccacctccaccgaCGCATACACCCCAATCACACCCACCAACGAGAACGGCCACATAGGCATCACCCGCAGGCGCCactccatctcctccccaaAGTCCCGCGCCGCATCCCTCGACTACCCACCAAGGCCCGCAAAAAGAAACAGCAACGTCTGGGACTGGAGGATGAACGGATGGACAAAGAACGGCGAGGCTTCGTCCTACATCGAGCCCGATGTgacagaggaagaggctACCCCGGTCGCCCATCCGATCGATCTCACGCCGCCCCATCCGCCTGCTTCTTCCAgtctccatcctcttccgAAGGACCCAAACAAcattcttcctctttccgTAGCGTCTTCCCCGTTCGTCTCACCGTCCATCTCACGCgtcccttctcctcatcctctgcCCAGGGTGGATAGCAACGCCGAACAAATCCGTACAGTCTCTACTGCCGTCCATCCTGCGGCTTCGTCCGCGCCCGGCTCGAGCTCGAGTCCTAGGACTTCGGTCTCGACATCGTCTTCCCGTGTTTGGCCGACAGGCCGATCGGCCAGCAGGAGTTCAGCAGAAGACGACGATAGAGGTCTCTATGGCGCAGCGGCCGGACCGTCGTACCATCCCCGTTCATGGTTTTTGCGTGCAGCAGGATCTGTATCCCCAAAGATAAGTGCTCCTATAGCACCCCGCATCATACGGCTAAGTTCGGGGAGGTTGACGGGGACGAGACGATGGGGATGGATTTTTGAATGGTTTGGGATGCAGTCTGGGCCATATGGGCCTGAAGTGCCAAAACGAGGAGGACTAAGCAAAAGAAGTGATCGCGAGAGAGAGAGATTGATGGGTCAAGGGGTaagacgaagaggagatAAAAAGGTTCTTGGGTCAAAATGGTTGGCCAGGATCACAGCTTTTATACCCACCGAACCGTGGAGTATC CCTAATACAAAACTCACTCTCTCACCTCTCACTCCTGATCACCCCATATGGCCTTACAAACCCCATACCTCTCCGTTATGGACAGCCGATATGCCCCAAGCGGATCTCGATGCGGCGCTCGAGCCTGTGAGCATGCTCATCGGCGTTTTTACCACAGATGCCGGCGTCGAGCGTCGGCATATGATACGGCAAAGCTATGCAAGTCATTGGCGAAGTCGTCGAGAGGGGACAGAAGGAGTGAGAATCAAATTCGTGATGGGAAAACCTAGAAAACGTTACGAAAAAGCCATTCAGCTCGAAATGGAAG CATTCAACGACATTCTGTTACTAGACATGGACGAAAATATGAACAGTGGTAAAACGTACGCGTTTTTCTCATGGGCCGCCGAAAACGCATCCGTACCGGACTGGGAATACCCTTCCCATCCTCGATCCGACTCGGACGATTTCAATTCTGACGCGAGACATGGAATCGAAGCTGCGCAAGGAGGAAAGCTGCACGCCCCTGTTTGGAGAGGTGAAAAGAAGCCACAATATGTCGTTAAAGCCGATGAAGATTCGTTCATTATGCTTGGAGAGCTGGAGAGAAGGCTAAGGGTAGTGCCGAGGATGAGAACTTACTGGGGCT ATCTGGTAAAAAACCAATTCATGGCGGGTGAATGCTATGCTTTGTCTTTTGATTTAGTCGAGTACATTGCTGCCTCCCCAGTGCTCAAAACTCTCACgagaggaaaggaagataAGCTTGTTGCCAAGTGGATAGGGATGCACCCGCAAAGAGAGGAAATAGTGTGGTCGACAGACAGATGCTGGATATATGACCACCCCAAAGCTGGTACCGT TTACTCACACGGTTTCCTGTATCCTTCCATAGTTGAACAAGTCCGCGTAGAGAATCGGACTGGACTTTCACCATTGGTTCTTGCCCAGCGCGGCGGACCGGGAGCGGCCGACGCTTATTCTACCGTTTCCAAATTCGGGACCGCCTACCGACCACTTTCCAACGACATGTCTGCTGCCGAGCAAGTAGAGGCTCTTGTTGAAGGTTCTCCCCTCTCCAGATTAAGAGAATATGAAACATCCTCATCGAATCACATCGTTCAGCAAgcttctttttcttccaCAGAGTCTATTCGCCAGAAGATCAATCGGCTATACTCTTCAAGGCCGACAAGACTAGAGAGGTTCATGGGCGACGAAGAGGAGCGAGGAGGGACAGTAGTGGTGCATTTTATAAAAAAGTCCGAATGGTTTGTGGAGACCATGATAGCTATGCTGGGCACGGCCGAAGAGCAGAGCGTCTGGCATCGTGGTATAGGGACTGGGTTGGGCGCTTTagagaggagaaagggCCGAGTGCCCGTGTTAGGAAATGAGCTGGAAGGATTCCGTGCCGAAGATAGGGTTAAGCTTGAGAAGGAAGACAGTTTGTAG
- a CDS encoding uncharacterized protein (Similar to TIGR gene model, INSD accession AAW42760.1), producing MSETPPSSPIQPLSPLSPISPWPSVPSADESPLSAADTHGDTLPNATDVYASIAILGTYLSFALYLFWAIVPPKWEWTGWLPDRGWTVIVPCWLMVIVLLAYWTYAALIVYNAAPFE from the exons ATGTCCGAGAcccctccttcctctcccaTACAGCCTCTCTCGCCGCTCAGCCCCATATCTCCGTGGCCGTCCGTTCCATCTGCAGATGAATCCCCGCTCTCGGCCGCCGACACGCACGGTGACACCCTGCCCAACGCCACAGACGTCTACGCGAGTATTGCCATCCTAGGAACTTATTTATCCTTTGCGCTGTACTTATTCTGGGCCATTGTTCCCCCCAAATGGGAATGGACAGGTTGGCTCCCAGATAG AGGATGGACCGTTATTGTGCCCTGCTGGCTGATGGTGATCGTCCTTCTTGCCTACTGGACGTATGCAGCCTTGATCGTCTATAATGCCGCGCCATTTGAATAA
- a CDS encoding uncharacterized protein (Similar to TIGR gene model, INSD accession AAW43132.1), whose product MPPTPSTDDLTPQSAHLLLASLRNLRTSLTHTLDRLDATILRVHARAALSTLPPQAALGNPSHAPETAPHISGNGPGGQPVEARMQTDPWVLRAQTVENRIMRLRQTARELRERAEASDGRALPDPLGQEPAGRVMESANNDVNGSQSISAFIDSIRQDQAQVENGMRRLDALSTHLISQRPNSSSAVVNDINMSSRPTSNVIRPSTPRLYNHPRGLVPTNNLYAYPDPERVASNNVSGRRASSTASTVRASDGDYFESGNAGPNFGSRTYSPPRIVSNVQRENGEVDNQSFETLEWRGNSPSIRSVSTLSRNVGNREFDFRSLFDFPLESPVPFVGVPSSNIRTRDVNNGGNAAEDSLTRRGRTVHQRMNNSQPQPQPQPQLPQSGIVPDIHELRRFNEVNEQPSFLRPMTERFSLSSLEANALRRLGSQERPSSAELQMVPFRSVSDDADPSRHGSARPDTGTTQSPGLNSTSLPFNQSTLPPRTTQSRDDTTFEERMERIRNARASLRQVSQLRRDMRTVRRGPPPAPGMGMAEPPVASVDTTGSREIQAPLTRDSDVNQDPRRRNSTANSSPHTRLTPSANNRLQLDPTDPTDPWNNDTSFQGAMETLHNALAGELERRHWVVQSEMVDGNDGERRRDRDLVDDGIGLDVLVLEVGVAEQRPTPAQNVAAADVGSTPAGDAMVRSEGERGEELPEDNADEDQEDQDEEQVSRERRDIGLSSRRVSMKECYQVDLHLWPGMTGWGDKRKEGTSCREVTIEPLQFTV is encoded by the exons ATGCCACCGACGCCGTCCACCGACGACTTGACTCCCCAGAGCGcccatcttctcctcgcCTCACTCCGCAACCTCAGGACATCCCTCACCCACACCCTCGACCGCCTCGACGCCACCATCCTCCGTGTCCACGCAAGGGCAGCCTTATCCACTCTCCCACCCCAAGCTGCACTTGGCAATCCCAGCCATGCACCCGAAACTGCGCCACACATATCAGGAAATGGTCCAGGAGGACAGCCTGTGGAAGCGCGCATGCAGACTGACCCATGGGTCCTTAGAGCTCAAACAGTGGAGAATCGGATCATGAGGTTGAGACAAACCGCTAGAGAGCTTCGTGAACGTGCTGAAGCCAGTGACGGACGTGCATTACCGGATCCTCTTGGTCAGGAGCCTGCTGGCAGGGTCATGGAGAGTGCGAATAACGATGTCAATGGTAGCCAATCCATTTCTGCATTCATCGACTCTATCAGACAAGATCAGGCGCAAGTCGAAAACGGTATGCGTCGTCTTGATGCTCTCAGCACACACTTGATTTCTCAACGACCCAATTCGAGCAGCGCTGTAGTAAATGACATCAACATGTCAAGCCGTCCGACGAGTAACGTTATTCGTCCAAGTACACCGAGGCTGTATAATCACCCCCGTGGTTTAGTGCCTACGAACAATCTCTATGCCTACCCTGATCCCGAAAGAGTAGCCTCCAATAATGTCAGTGGTCGTCGCGCATCGTCCACCGCATCGACCGTTCGCGCGTCTGACGGGGACTATTTTGAGTCTGGAAATGCAGGACCCAATTTTGGTTCGAGAACATACAGTCCTCCAAGGATTGTTTCAAATGTTCAACGAGAAAACGGTGAGGTGGACAATCAATCTTTCGAAACACTTGAATGGCGTGGAAACAGTCCTTCCATCAGAAGTGTGTCAACTCTTTCTAGGAATGTGGGTAACCGTGAATTTGATTTCCGTTCTCTATTCGATTTCCCTCTAGAATCTCCAGTCCCCTTTGTCGGGGTTCCATCCTCAAATATCCGTACGAGGGACGTTAATAACGGTGGCAATGCTGCCGAGGACAGTCTGACACGTCGTGGGCGCACGGTTCATCAGCGTATGAACAATTCTCAACCTCAGCCTCAACCTCAACCACAGTTGCCTCAGTCTGGTATCGTCCCCGATATACATGAGCTTCGCCGATTCAACGAAGTGAATGAACAGCCGAGTTTTCTCCGTCCGATGACCGAACGTTTCAGTCTGTCTTCTCTTGAAGCGAATGCGTTGAGAAGGCTAGGCAGTCAGGAGAGGCCGTCAAGCGCAGAATTACAGATGGTGCCTTTCAGATCGGTCTCAGATGATGCTGATCCATCCCGTCATGGTAGTGCAAGACCAGATACGGGGACAACTCAGTCACCAGGTCTCAACAGCACATCGCTGCCTTTTAATCAATCCACTTTGCCGCCCAGAACTACTCAGAGTCGGGATGACACTACGTTTGAAGAACGCATGGAGCGTATCAGAAATGCTAGAGCAAGTCTGAGGCAGGTTAGTCAGTTAAGACGGGATATGCGTACTGTGCGACGTGGTCCACCACCAGCTCCTGGGATGGGTATGGCAGAACCGCCAGTTGCATCGGTCGATACCACAGGCTCGAGGGAAATTCAGGCGCCCCTCACGAGAGATTCGGATGTAAATCAGGATCCTCGACGTCGAAATAGTACGGCCAATAGTAGTCCGCATACCCGATTGACGCCGAGCGCCAATAATAGGCTTCAGCTTGACCCCACCGATCCGACTGACCCTTGGAACAATGATACTTCGTTCCAAGGTGCAATGGAAACGCTGCACAATGCTTTAGCAGGCGAGCTGGAGCGTAGACATTGGGTCGTTCAGTCAGAGATGGTTGACGGCAATGATGGAGAGCGACGACGCGATCGGGACTTGGTTGATGACGGTATAGGTTTGGATGTATTGGTCTTGGAAGTGGGTGTAGCAGAACAGAGGCCCACTCCTGCGCAAAATGTGGCAGCGGCAGATGTGGGCTCGACTCCAGCGGGGGATGCGATGGTCAGGTCTGAGGGTGAAAGAGGTGAAGAGCTGCCGGAAGACAATGCAGATGAGGATCAAGAAGATCAAGACGAAGAACAAG TCTCTCGAGAACGGAGGGATATTGGGCTTTCAAGCCGTAGAGTATCCATGAAAGAGTGCTATCAAGTAGATCTTCATCTGTGGCCCGGTATGACCGGTTGGGGGGATAAACGAAAGGAGGGAACATCCTGTCGCGAGGTGACTATAGAACCTTTGCAGTTTACTGTGTAA